A window of Benincasa hispida cultivar B227 chromosome 9, ASM972705v1, whole genome shotgun sequence genomic DNA:
aaaaagagaagagataATAGATGAAAAATGAGAGGTTGAATTTAGGAGAAAATTTAGATTTCAaatcataatttgattttaCTCTCAATCAAATTAGATTAATGAGATAGAGTGCGACATAGATAGCTTATTAGAGATAAATGTGTTCTTTTTTAAATCCTTATTTTAACGtggatttgaaattttgtagataatatgtgatttttatttgttattttttttctttattgaatatgaatttaagattttgtagataaaatgtgattattcacaatcaaaatttaggaaaaaatcaaaatttcaaattattctaaCGTGATTATAgacaaaataaatatacatactattttgaaattaataaattgtctgatcattataatttaaatagatattcttttcaaaggaatttaaataaatagatagatatacatttttatataaaatgagCTTTTTTTTCTTACGTGaatggttttttctttttaaaaaatgagattttttttttgaaaattagtatGCATTTAACTTAAAACTAATTGGATTATTTAAGAATTTAATGTGAAATTATCCCATATATCCTCATGGCCATCCATCAATAGGGGAAATTGAATGTTTCCCCCATATTCCCTTATAGTAtagatttgaaaatattttgagcttggtatttaaaacaattttccttaatCTTTTTTTgagaaagataaaaaataaaacaataaaactataTTCCTGTCATCTAAATTCCCACGAAAAAACCGGCTACTAAGAGTAAATTATATCTCTCACACTTAATTTGAACTAACCAGGTGTTTTGGTCCACTGCTTTAGTAAAATATTCACTAATTATAGGAAATGAAAGTTAGTTAACGCGAAATTTAAGATTAGCCTAAAATCAACTGTCTAAAATTGCATCTATTTAAGTGTCCATGCAGCTTGGAAGAGGAAGGGAGAAAACAAATTAAAGGCTTCATTTTCATCCTCATCAATCAATCATCAATGGAGAGCAGCATGGCAATGAAATGGGCTTTAATGGCTTGCCTGTTGCTCAGCTCGCTCTCCATCGCCAATTCCGAACCTGCCAATTCCGAACCTTTTCAAGAGTGCTACAGCTCCTGCTTCGGCGTATGCAGCTTAGGGCCCAGCATTTACATCTTCGACTGCCCGTTGCGATGCCTGCATTCTTGCATCGCCCTGCCATCTAACGACAACGCCGAGTTCCATCAGCCACAACAACAACATCATCAGTTCTACTGCAAGCTCGGCTGTGCAACTTCCACCTGTACAGGATTTGGCACAAAGGAAAAACCTGGTTCGAAACTTAACACtccattttttttgttatattttgggaaaaaaatagtgagattaaaaatgtaaatattgaaccaaattgaaactatatccaaaacccaaaactaaaaaaatgtaatttttttatattttattagctaataaacacaaaattttatttcttataaAGACTTGTGCTTTTCTTTTTGGTTGACATGTGAAGTTTTCTttgatttgttttgttttggtgATGCAGCTGTCGAAGAAGTGACCAGCTGTGTGGATTCTTGCGCTCAAGTATGTTCAATGAATTGATGATCTGGATCGGCTAAATGAAGCCAATGAACcacttctttttccttttcctttttattttttttaagatttttggtaattcaaactttttttttgttaggaGAAACCATTGTAATTAAGGAAgtggtaataaaata
This region includes:
- the LOC120084691 gene encoding thionin-like protein 2, giving the protein MESSMAMKWALMACLLLSSLSIANSEPANSEPFQECYSSCFGVCSLGPSIYIFDCPLRCLHSCIALPSNDNAEFHQPQQQHHQFYCKLGCATSTCTGFGTKEKPAVEEVTSCVDSCAQVCSMN